In Gossypium raimondii isolate GPD5lz chromosome 12, ASM2569854v1, whole genome shotgun sequence, a single window of DNA contains:
- the LOC105764476 gene encoding UDP-glucose 6-dehydrogenase 5, whose amino-acid sequence MVKICCIGAGYVGGPTMAVIALKCPEIEVAVVDISVSRITAWNSDALPIYEPGLDEVVKKCRGKNLFFSTDVEKHVSEADIVFVSVNTPTKTQGLGAGKAADLTYWESAARMIADVSKSNKIVVEKSTVPVKTAEAIEKILTHNSKGIDFQILSNPEFLAEGTAIQDLFNPDRVLIGGRETPEGQKAIAALRDVYAHWVPVDRIICSNLWSAELSKLAANAFLAQRISSVNAMSALCEATGADVSQVAHAVGKDTRIGPKFLNASVGFGGSCFQKDILNLVYICECNGLPEVANYWKQVIKINDYQKTRFVNRIVSSMFNTVSGKKIAILGFAFKKDTGDTRETPAIDVCKGLLGDKALLSIYDPQVNEEQIQRDLAMKKFDWDHPVHLQPMSPTSIKQVNVVWDAYAATKDAHGVCILTEWDEFKTLDYQRIYNNMRKPAFIFDGRNVVDEAKLRAIGFIVYSIGKPLDQWLKDMPAVA is encoded by the coding sequence ATGGTGAAGATCTGTTGCATCGGTGCTGGTTATGTCGGTGGGCCGACAATGGCTGTCATTGCATTGAAGTGCCCTGAAATTGAAGTGGCTGTTGTGGATATTTCTGTCTCAAGAATTACTGCCTGGAACAGTGATGCACTTCCGATCTATGAGCCTGGACTTGACGAGGTGGTGAAGAAGTGCAGAGGGAAGAACCTTTTCTTTAGCACTGATGTTGAGAAGCATGTTTCCGAGGCCGATATTGTGTTTGTTTCGGTTAACACCCCGACGAAAACCCAAGGTCTGGGAGCTGGGAAAGCCGCTGATCTGACCTACTGGGAGAGTGCTGCCCGTATGATTGCTGATGTATCGAAATCTAACAAGATCGTGGTCGAGAAATCAACTGTCCCTGTTAAAACAGCCGAGGcaattgagaaaattttgaCCCACAACAGCAAAGGCATCGACTTCCAGATTCTCTCCAACCCTGAATTCCTTGCCGAGGGAACTGCGATTCAGGACCTTTTCAATCCGGACCGTGTTCTTATTGGAGGCAGGGAAACACCAGAAGGTCAAAAGGCAATCGCAGCATTGAGAGATGTGTATGCGCATTGGGTCCCTGTGGACCGGATCATATGCTCCAACCTCTGGTCTGCCGAGCTATCAAAACTTGCTGCCAATGCCTTCTTGGCGCAGAGAATCTCTTCGGTTAATGCTATGTCCGCATTGTGTGAGGCAACCGGTGCTGATGTGAGCCAAGTGGCTCATGCTGTTGGGAAAGACACAAGAATTGGACCCAAGTTCTTGAATGCGAGTGTGGGTTTCGGTGGATCGTGTTTCCAAAAGGATATTTTGAACCTGGTCTACATCTGTGAGTGCAATGGCCTCCCAGAGGTTGCAAACTACTGGAAACAAGTCATTAAGATTAATGACTACCAGAAAACTCGGTTTGTGAACCGGATTGTTTCCTCAATGTTTAACACAGTTTCAGGGAAGAAGATTGCCATTCTCGGGTTTGCTTTCAAGAAGGATACCGGTGACACTCGGGAGACCCCAGCGATCGATGTATGCAAAGGGCTGTTGGGCGACAAGGCTCTGCTGAGCATATATGACCCTCAAGTCAATGAGGAGCAGATTCAGAGGGATCTTGCAATGAAAAAGTTCGACTGGGACCATCCGGTTCATCTTCAGCCGATGAGCCCTACTTCGATCAAGCAAGTTAATGTTGTCTGGGATGCCTATGCAGCAACGAAGGATGCTCATGGGGTTTGCATTCTGACAGAGTGGGACGAGTTCAAAACCCTCGATTACCAGAGGATTTACAATAATATGCGGAAGCCCGCGTTCATCTTCGATGGCCGTAACGTTGTAGATGAAGCCAAGCTGAGGGCAATCGGGTTTATCGTCTACTCCATTGGCAAGCCATTGGATCAATGGCTCAAGGACATGCCAGCTGTGGCATAA